In Rhizorhabdus phycosphaerae, the genomic stretch CGCCACCATCGTTCCTTCCGGCCAGCCGACCGGCTGGCTGGTCGACGGCGAGCTCGACGTCGTGACCCTCAGCGTCGCATCCAACGATTTGCAGCGGGCGCCCGCGCTCGATCAGTTCAAGCGGATGCGCTTCGCCTTTTCGGACCCGCTCGGCGTCGCTCTGACACGCCAGGTTCTGGGCGAACTCTACGCACCGCACACGGCGGAGCGCGACGTCTATGTCAGCGCGCTGGTCGATGCGTTGAAGGCCCACATGCTGCGGGGTCCCGTCGCCTCCGGCAAGACCGAGATACCGACCGCCGCCTTCTCCTCCTATCGCATCCACCACATCATGAACGCGATCCTCGAGCGGCCCGAAGCCGATCACAGCCTGGAGGCGATGGCCGCGCAGGCCGGCGTCACGCCGACCCATTTCTGCCGGATCTTCAAGAAGGCGACCGGCGTCAGCCCGCATCAATATGTCATGCGCGCGCGGCTCGACCGGGCGCGCCAGATGCTCGAGCAGTCGGACACGCCGCTCGCCACGATCGCAGAGGGGCTGGGCTTCACCAGCCAGAGCCATTTCACCCGCGCTTTCCGCCAGTTTGCGGGCGAGACGCCCAGCGACTTTCGCCGACGCCGATAGGAGAATAAAGAGTGGCAACCATCCAGGGTTTCGAAGATCTGCGTCTCCCCGCGCTGGAGTTGACCGCCGCAGGCGATCGGCTGCCGACGAGCGGAGCCATGGCGGATATCGACCCCTGCACCGGCGAGACTTTCGCCGAGATCGCATGCGCCGATGCGGCTCAGGTCGACCAGATCGTCCGCGCCGCCGAACGCGCCCTGCACGCGCCCGGCTGGAAAGATCTGTCACCGCTGGCGCGCGAGCGGCTGCTGCACCGCTTTGCGGACGCGATCGAAGCCGATCTGCCGCGCCTCGCCGCACTTGAATCGCTGGATACCGGCAAGCCGATCTCGGTCACCGAAGCGCTCGACATCCCCGTCGCGATCAACTGGCTGCGCGTCTATGCCGGCTGGCCGACCAAGCTCGCCGGTCGCGCGGGCACTTTGTCGACCACGCCCGGCGACTATCATGTCTATTCGCGGCGCGAACCGGTTGGCGTCGTCGCCGCGATCACGCCGTGGAACTTCCCGATCGTACTGGCGATGTGGAAGATTGCGCCGGCGCTGGCCGCAGGCTGCACCGTGGTGCTGAAGCCCGCTCCCGAAAGTCCGCTGACCGCGCTGCGGCTGGTCGAACTTGCGCGACAGGCCGGCCTGCCCGAAGGCGTCTTGTCGGTCGTAACCGGCGACGCCGCGACGGGCGCGGCCCTCGTCGATCATCCGGCTATCGCCAAAGTCGCCTTCACCGGCTCGACAGCGACCGGCCAGTCGATCCTCGCCGCGTCGGTGCCATCGCTCAAGCGCGTCACCCTCGAACTGGGCGGCAAGTCGCCCTCGATCCTCTGCGCCGACGCCGATCTGGATCAGGCGATCCCGCAACTGGCGATGGGCTGCTTCTTCAACAGCGGGCAGGTCTGCTATGCAGGCACGCGCCTCTATGTGCACCGGTCGATCCAGGACCGGGTGATCGATGGCATCCTCGCCTTCGGCGCCGGCCAGCGGCTCGGCCCGAGCGCGGATCGGTCGAGCACCATGGGCCCGCTGATCAGCGCGCGCCAGCATCAGCGCGTCTCCGCCTTCGTCGATCGCGCGCGCGCCGCCGGCATCGAGACGCTGGCGGCCGATGTGGCGATGCCCTCATCCGGCTTCTATGTCGCGCCGACCGTGCTCCGGGACGTGCCCCCCGATGCGGAGATCGCGCGCCAGGAGGTGTTCGGTCCGGTGCTCGTCACCGCGCCCTTCGACGATGTCGAGGAGGCTGTCGCCCTCGCAAATGACAGCGATTATGGTCTGGCCGCCCATGTCTTCACCCGTGACCTGTCGACCGCGCATCGCACCGCCGCCAAGCTTCAGGCCGGCACCGTCTTCGTCAATTGCGTGCTGCTGGCCGACCCGGCCTTTCCGTTCGGTGGCATGAAAATGTCGGGCATCGGCCGCGAAAATGGCTCCGAGGTGCTCGACGCCTATCTCGAACCCAAGTCCGTCATCGTCTCGCTATGACCCTCTCTCCCGCCCATTGAGGACATCCATGAAGACCATCGCCGCAATCGCCCGCGAACCCCATGCCCCCTTCTCCATCGAGCCGATCGAGATCGAATCGCCGCGCGCCGGCGAAGTGCTGGTGCGGATTGCGGGCGTGGGCCTGTGCCACACCGACCTGATCACGCGCGACCAGTTCATCCCCATCCCGCTCCCGGCCGTGCTGGGCCATGAAGGGTCGGGCGTAGTCGAGGCCGTCGGCGCGGGCGTGACCAAGGTCGCCCCCGGCGACCGCGTGGTCCTCAGCTTCGCCAGCTGTGGCCATTGCGCGCGATGCGAGGAGCATTACCCCTCCTATTGCCGCGACTTCCCGGTTCTGAACTATGCCGGCGGCCGCCCGGACGGCAGCTCGGGGCTCAGCATCGACGGCAAATCGCTCTCCTCCAACTTCTTCGGCCAGTCCTCCTTCGCCGGCCATGCGCTCGCCAGCGAACGCAATGTGGTGAAGGTCGAGGGCGACGATCTTCAGATCGAACTGCTCGGCCCCCTGGGCTGCGGCTTCCAGACCGGCGCAGGTGGCGTGATGCGGTCGCTCGCCTGCCCGACGGGATCGAGCATCGCGATCTTCGGCGGCGGCCCCGTCGGCCTCGCCGCCGTGATGGGAGCCGTCATCCAGGGATGCGCCACGATCATTCTGGTCGAGCCGGTCGAAGCCCGCCGCCGCATCGCGCAGGAGCTCGGCGCGACCCATGTGATCGACCCGATGCAGGGCGACATCAGCGCCGCCATTCGCGCGGTCCTTCCCGAAGGCGTCGACTTCGCCTTTGAATCGAGCGGACGCGAGACCGTGGTCGAGGCAGCGCTGGCCAGCCTCGCCAGCCGAGGCATGCTGGGACTGGTCGGCGTACCGTCCAGCCCGGAGAGCAGCCTGTCGGTCAACCTCGCCTCGCTGATCACCTATGGCCATCGGATCATAGGCATCATCGAGGGCGACAGCGATCTGGACGGCTTCATCCCCGAACTGGTCGCCCTCCATCGCGCCGGCCGCTTCCCGTTCGACCGCCTCATCTCCACCTATCCGCTCGCCGACATCAATCGCGCGATCGGCGAACAGGCCGCCGGCCAGTGCATCAAGGCGGTGCTGATCCCCTGATCGGGCGGCCGGCAGCGCGCCTTTTGGGCGGCTATAGGTCTTCGTATCGTACGGCTATGCAAGCATCTAGAGACGGCTTTTGCGCACCGGGATCGCTGTCGTCTGCTTGATTTCGGAAAGCGTCACCGTCGACTGGACGTCTTGTACGCCGGGCAGCTTCAGGATCACACGGAAAATGAACTGCTGATACCAGTCGAGCGATTCCGCGATGATCTTGAGCATGACGTCGCGCTCGCCGAAGATGGTGTGACATTCGACGATCTCGGGCGTGTTTTCGATCTTGCGGTTGAACTCAGCGCGGAGTTCGTCGCTGAGCGTTACCATCTTGAGCGTCGCGAAAATGTAGAGGCTGTCGCCGAACTTTTTGCGGTCGAGCACGGCCACCTGCCCGATAATATAGCCTTCGTCGCGCAGGCGCTGGAGCCGGCGCCAGCAGGGCGACTGCGAGAGGCCAACACGTTCCGCCAGTTCCGCCGTCGACAGCGCTGCGTCCTTCTGAATCTGCTCCAGAATCTTGATGTCGATCGGCGTCAGGGCTTCGGTCATGATATCCCCCAGGTACGGCCCAATATGTCCGAGAGCGGCCGTACTTCCACAACATAAATCTACCGGCGATGCGGGCAATGCCGGCTAAGCTTGCCTCATGCTGACCGATCTCCCCAGCACGGCAACGCCGCAGACGGGCGCGACGCGCACGGGCTCTGATGCGAAGGCGCCGAATTTTCTATGCAGAATGGCCGCGCGCCGAACGGAACTTCGCATAATCATTTCGCGATGCAACACATAGATTGCGTAGTCGGAGGGTTTCTCGCGCATGAAGTTCGCAACAGCTTTCGGCGGCGCCGTTCTGGCTATCGGCATAGGACTGGGCGGCGTCATTGCGGCGCCCGCCGCAGCGGGGCGGAGCGATGTTCGGGGGGTGCTCGACCAAGTCGATTACGCTGCCGTGGTGACCCGGCACAAGGGTCGGTTCGGCGGGCAGACGATCACCTACACCGCGACGGTCGAGGGGCTGTCGGTGACGACCGCTGCGGCCGAGGGCGCGAGGATCGTCAGCTTCGCGTATACCCGTGACAGGTCCGATCCGGCGAAGCGGCCTGTGATGTTCCTATTCAACGGCGGCCCGATCGTCGCCTCTCAATATCTGCACATCGGGGGCATCGGTCCAAAGCGCGTGGCCTATCCGGACGATGTGAAGGCCGATCCATCGACCTTCGCCCTCGTCGACAATATCTCCTCACCGCTCGACGCGGTCGACATGGTCTTCGTCGATCCGGCCTCGACCGGTTTCAGCCGGGTCGCACGGGGGACCGATCCCCGCGCCTATTTCTCGGTTAAGGCGGATGCGGCGCAGTTCGTCGCCTATATCCGCGCCTGGTTGAAGGCGCATGGCCGCGAACGGTCGCCCGTCTATCTGATGGGAGAAAGCTATGGCACCAACCGCGCGGCAGAGATCGCCGGGCAACTGGCCGACAGCGCCCAGCCGCTGAAGCTGGCCGGCATCTTCCTGTACGGGCAGGCCGCCAATATCGTCGAATATTCTCAGCGTCCCGCCAATGTCATCAGCTATGTCGCTTCGCTGCCGACGATCGCCGCGATCGCTTATTATCATGGTAAGGCCGACCGCAGGGGGCGCTCGCTCGAAACATTCCTCGCCGATGCACGCAGCTTCGCCAAGGGCGACTATCTGACCACCCTCTATCAGGGCAGCGCGGCGTCCGATGCCGACCGGCGCCGCGTCGCCGATCACCTCGCGGAGTTCAGCGGCATTTCCGCCGACTGGTATCTGGCCAATGATCTGAAGATCACCAAGGAGCGCTACCGGGTCGAACTGCTGCGCGACCGCGGACTGCTGCTGGGACGGTCGGACGCACGCTACACCGCGCCGATCACCGAACAGGGCAACGGCCCCGATCCCGCAGACGTGCTGGCGCACGCCGTGCAGCGCTTCATGCCGGTCTATCTGCGCGAGGACCTCAAGGTCGACTGGAAGAAACCCTATGTGCCGGCGGTCGAGATCGGCAGCCTCGACGACTGGATCTGGGGCGACGGTTCCAGTCCCTTTGCCGACTGGCCATATTACAAGGGCATCAGCAAAATGATGCTCCTCAACCCTGATTTCCGCCTGCTGATCGGGAACGGCATCTATGACACCCAGACGACGATGGGGGCTGCCGAACTGCTCGCGAACCAGTCGGGCTGGGATTCTGCCCGCGTGACGCTGCGCTATTATGACGGCGGTCACACCGGTTATTCGGTGGCGGCCACGGCCAAAGCCATCGGCGACGATATCCGCGCCCTCGTTCGTTGACCCGGGAGATCATTATGAGCATCGCCTTTTACGACAGCGAACAGGTCGAGCGGCTCCTCGACTATCCCGGTTGCATCGCAGCGATGCGCGAGGCGATGCGCGGCCTGGCCGAGGCGAACAAGGCGCAGCCGCTGCGACAGATCGTTCCCATTTCCGAGAATGCGACCTTGGGACTGATGCCGGGCGACCTGCCCGCGATCGACCGGTTTGGTGCCAAGCTGCTCAGTATCGCCAAGGATCCCAACCGACCGGGGCGGTCTCGCCATCTGGGCGTCGTGGTCTCCTTTTCCGCCACCACTGGCGAGCTCGAAAGCATATGCGATGCCCATGCGGTGACCGCGATACGCACCGCCTGTGCGACAGCGGCGGCGACCGATGCTCTTGCACGGCCGGATGCGCGCGTGCTGGCGATATTCGGTACCGGCCTGCAAGCCGAGACCCATGTCCGCGCGCTGAGCCATGTGCGCAACTTCGACCGCATCCTGCTGTGGGGGCGTTCGTTCGACACGGCGGGCGCGCTGGCTCGCAAGCTTTCGGCGGAACTCGGTGTGGCGGTGGAGCCGGTTTCCGAGGGACAGCGCGCGGCCGAGCAGGCCGACATAATTTGCACGGTGAGCGCCTCGGCCGAGCCGATCCTGCTGCGCGAATGGGTTCGCGATGGGACCCATGTAAACCTCGTCGGGTCCAGCCATCTAGGCCCGGCAGAGGTCGATGCGGCACTGGTCGTCGCCAGCCGCTACATCGCCGATTACCGGCCGGGCGTGTTGGCCCAGTCGGCGGAACTCGCCATAGCTCGAGAGGCGGGGCTCGTCACCGATGGCCATGTCGTCGGCGAGATCGGGGAAGTCCATGCGGGCACGCTGGTCGGACGCGAAAGCGTCGAGCAGATCACGATCTATAAGTCGCTCGGCCACGTCGTGCAGGATCTTGCGGCGGCGGCCTATATTCACGCGCGCGCCACCGGTCGAGATCTCGTCGCATGAGGATACCGTTCCTCCATGTGCTGCTGGTGCCGTTGCTTGTCGGCATATCCGCTGCAGCCTTCGCCGCCACTGAGCGGCTTTCGATCGTCGCCAATGGCGAGCAGGTCGGATCGGTGGTGATCGACACCGACGGGGATCGCGCCGTCGTGGATTACAAGGTCGACAATAATGGCCGTGGCCCGAAGCACAGGGAGGAACTGAATTTCGGGCCGGATGGCATCCCCGTCGCATGGGCGATCAAGGGAACGTCCCTGATGGGCGGCGCGGTCGAGGAGAGCTACCGCTTCGCCAACGGTCGTGCCCTGTGGAGCAGCCAGGCCGACGCCGGCAGCGTGACCGCGAAACAACCGCCCCTCTATGTCGTCAACGACGGAAGCCCCTATGCGACCTGGGTCTATGCCCGCGCCGCGCTGGCCCGGCCCGACCATAGCGTCCCGGTGCTGCCCTCCGGCCGGATCGCGATGGAGAAGCTCCGGACCTTGAAGCTCGGCGAGGGCGACGCCGCAACAGAGGTCACCGCCTGGCGGCTCACCGGGGTACAGCTCAACCCCAGCTATCTGCTGCTCGACAAAGACCTCGAGCTGTTCGCGGTGTTCGGACCCGGCACCGAAGGGACAACGGTCAGAGCCGGCTATGAGGCCGCCGTGCCCGTACTCGACAGGCTTGGGGTCGAGCTGGAGACCGAGCAGGCCCTGGCGCTCCAGCGGAAGCTCGCGCACCGCTTCGACAGCCCCGTCCGCATTCGCAACGTGCGGATCTTCGACCCCGACAGCG encodes the following:
- a CDS encoding helix-turn-helix domain-containing protein is translated as MTSQSWHDEDIIADALGRAPDIELGNEHGRWRLCRWRQFVGSYTLPALPDPMFVVHIAGKPNVRTWERDGWSETASLPGCATIVPSGQPTGWLVDGELDVVTLSVASNDLQRAPALDQFKRMRFAFSDPLGVALTRQVLGELYAPHTAERDVYVSALVDALKAHMLRGPVASGKTEIPTAAFSSYRIHHIMNAILERPEADHSLEAMAAQAGVTPTHFCRIFKKATGVSPHQYVMRARLDRARQMLEQSDTPLATIAEGLGFTSQSHFTRAFRQFAGETPSDFRRRR
- a CDS encoding aldehyde dehydrogenase family protein, yielding MATIQGFEDLRLPALELTAAGDRLPTSGAMADIDPCTGETFAEIACADAAQVDQIVRAAERALHAPGWKDLSPLARERLLHRFADAIEADLPRLAALESLDTGKPISVTEALDIPVAINWLRVYAGWPTKLAGRAGTLSTTPGDYHVYSRREPVGVVAAITPWNFPIVLAMWKIAPALAAGCTVVLKPAPESPLTALRLVELARQAGLPEGVLSVVTGDAATGAALVDHPAIAKVAFTGSTATGQSILAASVPSLKRVTLELGGKSPSILCADADLDQAIPQLAMGCFFNSGQVCYAGTRLYVHRSIQDRVIDGILAFGAGQRLGPSADRSSTMGPLISARQHQRVSAFVDRARAAGIETLAADVAMPSSGFYVAPTVLRDVPPDAEIARQEVFGPVLVTAPFDDVEEAVALANDSDYGLAAHVFTRDLSTAHRTAAKLQAGTVFVNCVLLADPAFPFGGMKMSGIGRENGSEVLDAYLEPKSVIVSL
- a CDS encoding NAD(P)-dependent alcohol dehydrogenase translates to MKTIAAIAREPHAPFSIEPIEIESPRAGEVLVRIAGVGLCHTDLITRDQFIPIPLPAVLGHEGSGVVEAVGAGVTKVAPGDRVVLSFASCGHCARCEEHYPSYCRDFPVLNYAGGRPDGSSGLSIDGKSLSSNFFGQSSFAGHALASERNVVKVEGDDLQIELLGPLGCGFQTGAGGVMRSLACPTGSSIAIFGGGPVGLAAVMGAVIQGCATIILVEPVEARRRIAQELGATHVIDPMQGDISAAIRAVLPEGVDFAFESSGRETVVEAALASLASRGMLGLVGVPSSPESSLSVNLASLITYGHRIIGIIEGDSDLDGFIPELVALHRAGRFPFDRLISTYPLADINRAIGEQAAGQCIKAVLIP
- a CDS encoding Lrp/AsnC family transcriptional regulator, yielding MTEALTPIDIKILEQIQKDAALSTAELAERVGLSQSPCWRRLQRLRDEGYIIGQVAVLDRKKFGDSLYIFATLKMVTLSDELRAEFNRKIENTPEIVECHTIFGERDVMLKIIAESLDWYQQFIFRVILKLPGVQDVQSTVTLSEIKQTTAIPVRKSRL
- a CDS encoding S10 family peptidase, yielding MKFATAFGGAVLAIGIGLGGVIAAPAAAGRSDVRGVLDQVDYAAVVTRHKGRFGGQTITYTATVEGLSVTTAAAEGARIVSFAYTRDRSDPAKRPVMFLFNGGPIVASQYLHIGGIGPKRVAYPDDVKADPSTFALVDNISSPLDAVDMVFVDPASTGFSRVARGTDPRAYFSVKADAAQFVAYIRAWLKAHGRERSPVYLMGESYGTNRAAEIAGQLADSAQPLKLAGIFLYGQAANIVEYSQRPANVISYVASLPTIAAIAYYHGKADRRGRSLETFLADARSFAKGDYLTTLYQGSAASDADRRRVADHLAEFSGISADWYLANDLKITKERYRVELLRDRGLLLGRSDARYTAPITEQGNGPDPADVLAHAVQRFMPVYLREDLKVDWKKPYVPAVEIGSLDDWIWGDGSSPFADWPYYKGISKMMLLNPDFRLLIGNGIYDTQTTMGAAELLANQSGWDSARVTLRYYDGGHTGYSVAATAKAIGDDIRALVR
- a CDS encoding ornithine cyclodeaminase family protein, encoding MSIAFYDSEQVERLLDYPGCIAAMREAMRGLAEANKAQPLRQIVPISENATLGLMPGDLPAIDRFGAKLLSIAKDPNRPGRSRHLGVVVSFSATTGELESICDAHAVTAIRTACATAAATDALARPDARVLAIFGTGLQAETHVRALSHVRNFDRILLWGRSFDTAGALARKLSAELGVAVEPVSEGQRAAEQADIICTVSASAEPILLREWVRDGTHVNLVGSSHLGPAEVDAALVVASRYIADYRPGVLAQSAELAIAREAGLVTDGHVVGEIGEVHAGTLVGRESVEQITIYKSLGHVVQDLAAAAYIHARATGRDLVA